One stretch of Dokdonia sp. Hel_I_53 DNA includes these proteins:
- a CDS encoding LptF/LptG family permease: MSIFIILMFIFVLQSVWLYIQELAGRDLDFATIGKFLLYATPSLVQLVLPLSVLLTSIMTFGNFAENYEFAAMKSTGISLQRAMKSVIFFIVFLGFISFLFANYVIPASQYEFRNLRRNISQLKPSVAIRSGQFTEMGDDINIRVAEKSGDRDQYLTDVIIHQKEKRRLGNYTVIKAKKGELISSLDSPVVSLQLTDGNYYSEIYQRDYTKKRKEPFAKSYFKTYTLNIDLSTLDDVDLDNKAIDNSYQMFNVVELDSVLTDLSVKFEKDREEFSQKYAQKVSQESLGDRFKNNRVDSTSTEDVLTHYDTDDQVRILEIAKSNISTTLTDLDNQKRRLQVEIKRLNKFEISIHEKFVLGFSCILLFFVGAPLGAIIRKGGLGLPIVVGVVLFLTFHFIGIFAKNSAEDNSISPFVASWLSTFILLPLSIYLTYRATTDQGIFDAESFLSPLKRLFRKTKKVSAVPEISNLTYTLTKVEEEMLNKCSSNQLKDIVKNYREYDYTDDVRLAAIDRLGQLGITLENLRVQGYYTEEHS, from the coding sequence TTGAGCATCTTTATTATATTGATGTTCATTTTTGTTTTACAGAGTGTCTGGTTGTATATACAAGAGCTGGCCGGTAGAGATCTAGATTTTGCGACTATCGGTAAGTTTCTTTTATACGCTACACCTAGTTTAGTACAACTTGTGCTTCCACTCTCTGTGCTTCTTACAAGTATTATGACCTTTGGGAATTTTGCAGAAAACTATGAGTTTGCTGCGATGAAATCTACTGGGATATCGCTACAAAGAGCGATGAAGAGCGTTATCTTTTTTATCGTTTTTCTAGGTTTTATATCATTCTTATTTGCAAACTATGTGATCCCTGCTTCTCAATATGAATTTAGGAACCTACGAAGGAATATAAGTCAGCTCAAGCCATCTGTTGCTATACGAAGTGGACAGTTTACAGAAATGGGCGATGATATAAACATACGTGTGGCAGAAAAATCTGGAGATAGAGATCAATATCTTACAGATGTAATCATTCATCAAAAAGAAAAAAGACGTTTAGGGAATTATACAGTCATCAAAGCAAAAAAAGGGGAACTCATAAGTTCACTAGACTCCCCTGTTGTCTCCTTGCAACTTACCGATGGGAATTATTATAGCGAAATTTACCAAAGAGATTATACAAAAAAAAGGAAGGAACCTTTTGCAAAGAGCTATTTTAAAACTTACACTCTCAACATTGATTTAAGCACTCTTGATGATGTAGACCTTGATAACAAGGCTATAGACAATAGTTACCAAATGTTTAATGTAGTAGAATTAGACTCTGTACTCACAGATCTCTCTGTAAAATTTGAGAAAGATAGAGAGGAGTTTAGTCAGAAATATGCTCAAAAGGTGAGTCAAGAATCATTGGGTGATAGATTTAAAAATAATAGGGTAGACTCAACATCGACAGAGGATGTTTTAACCCATTATGATACTGATGATCAAGTAAGAATTCTAGAGATTGCAAAATCTAATATAAGCACCACCCTTACAGATCTCGATAACCAAAAACGTAGGTTACAAGTAGAAATCAAACGTCTCAATAAATTTGAGATTTCTATTCACGAGAAATTTGTTTTAGGCTTTAGTTGCATACTTTTGTTTTTTGTAGGTGCTCCTTTAGGAGCAATCATTCGAAAAGGTGGTTTAGGCTTACCTATTGTCGTGGGAGTTGTACTGTTTTTAACCTTCCATTTCATTGGAATTTTTGCAAAAAACAGTGCCGAAGATAATTCTATCAGCCCTTTTGTAGCCAGTTGGTTAAGCACGTTTATTCTATTACCATTAAGTATTTATCTCACTTACAGAGCTACCACAGATCAAGGGATATTTGATGCAGAGAGTTTCTTATCTCCACTTAAAAGATTATTTAGGAAAACAAAAAAAGTGTCTGCAGTTCCTGAAATTAGTAATCTTACATATACCCTTACTAAGGTTGAAGAAGAAATGCTTAACAAATGTTCATCTAACCAACTTAAAGACATCGTAAAAAACTATAGAGAATACGACTACACAGATGATGTGCGCCTTGCTGCTATAGACAGACTAGGCCAACTGGGAATAACTCTTGAAAACTTAAGGGTACAAGGATATTACACAGAAGAGCACTCATAA
- a CDS encoding LolA family protein: MKKKLIFWLAPILFKRVLIPVARKGYQKFAKRAMPVILLLFMAAFAKAQTAQSLLKEVDSKVKSYENISIDFKYALSNDAEDVNQETKGAVILAGNNYKLDLMGTTQLFDGQRIYTIVPEDEEVTISAVSDQDENAITPSKMLSFFNEGYTQEMDIKQKVNGREIQFVKLTPMDSNSDVKQTLLGVDAQTKHIHKLIITQNNGTKITITVNSFKPNLPISKNTFVFDKSKYADYYINKL, translated from the coding sequence GTGCTAATACCAGTTGCAAGAAAAGGATATCAAAAATTTGCAAAACGTGCTATGCCTGTCATATTATTATTATTTATGGCCGCTTTCGCGAAAGCGCAAACCGCACAATCACTTCTTAAAGAAGTAGATAGCAAAGTAAAAAGCTACGAGAATATTTCTATAGATTTTAAATATGCACTTTCTAATGACGCAGAAGATGTTAATCAAGAAACTAAAGGAGCAGTAATTTTAGCCGGTAATAATTACAAACTTGATTTAATGGGTACCACTCAGTTATTTGATGGTCAACGTATTTACACCATTGTTCCAGAAGATGAGGAAGTAACTATTAGTGCCGTAAGTGATCAGGATGAAAATGCAATTACGCCCTCTAAGATGTTGTCTTTCTTTAACGAAGGATATACTCAAGAGATGGATATTAAACAAAAGGTAAATGGTAGGGAAATTCAGTTTGTAAAATTAACCCCTATGGACTCTAACAGTGATGTAAAACAAACACTACTAGGTGTAGACGCTCAGACAAAACACATCCATAAGCTTATTATCACACAAAATAATGGCACTAAAATAACTATTACGGTAAATTCATTTAAACCTAATTTACCTATCTCAAAAAATACATTTGTTTTTGATAAATCAAAGTATGCAGATTATTATATTAACAAATTATAG